In one window of Bradyrhizobium sp. AZCC 1721 DNA:
- the fdhF gene encoding formate dehydrogenase subunit alpha: MTKIKFELDGQQVEANAGETIWQVAKRHEKEIPHLCYSPEPDYRPDGNCRACMVEIEGERVLAASCKRTPSVGMKVKTESARAVAAQKMVMELLVADQPARETSHDPDSKFWHWAEKVEVTESRFPAAERWQGDTSHPAMSVNLDACIQCGLCVRACREVQVNDVIGMAYRNAGAKIVFDFDDPMGESTCVACGECVQACPTGALMPSVMLDENQTRVTYADKKVDSLCPFCGVGCQVTYQVKDEKVIYAEGRDGPANHNRLCVKGRFGFDYIHHPHRLTKPLVRLPNAKKDANDQVDPANPFTHFREASWEEALDIAAKGLVKIRDEKGVKALAGFGSAKGSNEEAYLFQKLVRTGFGSNNVDHCTRLCHASSVAALMEGLNSGAVSAPFAAAMDAEVIIVIGANPTVNHPVAATYLKNAAKRGAKLIVMDPRRQSLSRHAWKHLAFKPGSDVAMLNAMLHTIITEGLTDQQYIAGYTEGFDELAERIKEFPPEKMEAICGIPAETLKEVARIYARSQASIIFWGMGISQHIHGTDNARCLIALALTTGQVGRPGTGLHPLRGQNNVQGASDAGLIPMFLPDYQPVGRTDLREPFEKLWHQDLDPVRGLTVVEIMNAIHAGEITGMYIEGENPAMSDPDLQHAREALAMLDHLVVQDLFVTETAFHADVILPASAFAEKSGTFTNTDRRVQLAREVIRPPGDARQDLWIIQEIGKRMGLPWNYDGPADVFTEMTQVMPSLKNITWERLVREGAVTYPVDDPNEPGNEIIFTTGFPTASGRGKIVPAKVIAPDEIPDAEYPMVLSTGRVLEHWHTGSMTRRSSVLDQIEPEAMAFMSPKDMRKLSVWPGDFIRLMTRRGAVEVKVRSDRDVPENMIFMPFCYAEAAANLLTNPALDPFGKIPEFKFCAVRAEKLALQSAAE, translated from the coding sequence ATGACCAAGATCAAGTTCGAGCTCGATGGCCAACAGGTCGAGGCCAACGCGGGCGAGACCATCTGGCAGGTGGCAAAACGCCACGAGAAGGAAATCCCGCACCTCTGTTATTCGCCGGAGCCGGACTACCGGCCTGACGGCAATTGCCGCGCCTGCATGGTCGAGATCGAGGGCGAGCGCGTGCTGGCCGCGTCCTGCAAGCGCACGCCGAGCGTCGGCATGAAGGTGAAGACCGAAAGCGCCCGCGCCGTCGCGGCGCAGAAGATGGTGATGGAGCTTCTGGTCGCCGACCAGCCCGCGCGCGAGACCTCGCACGATCCCGATTCGAAATTCTGGCACTGGGCCGAAAAGGTCGAGGTGACCGAGAGCCGTTTCCCGGCGGCCGAGCGGTGGCAGGGCGATACCAGCCATCCCGCGATGAGCGTCAATCTCGATGCCTGCATCCAATGCGGCCTGTGCGTGCGTGCCTGCCGCGAGGTCCAGGTCAACGACGTCATCGGCATGGCCTATCGCAATGCCGGCGCCAAGATCGTGTTCGACTTCGACGATCCCATGGGTGAATCGACCTGCGTCGCCTGCGGCGAGTGCGTGCAGGCCTGTCCGACCGGTGCCTTGATGCCGTCGGTGATGCTGGACGAGAACCAGACCCGCGTCACTTACGCTGACAAGAAAGTTGATTCGCTCTGCCCGTTCTGCGGCGTCGGCTGCCAGGTCACCTATCAGGTCAAGGACGAGAAGGTCATCTACGCAGAAGGCCGCGACGGCCCGGCCAACCACAACCGGCTCTGCGTCAAGGGACGTTTTGGTTTTGACTACATCCATCACCCGCATCGGCTGACAAAGCCGCTGGTGCGCCTGCCGAATGCAAAAAAGGACGCCAACGACCAGGTCGATCCGGCCAACCCGTTCACCCATTTCCGCGAAGCTTCGTGGGAAGAGGCGCTGGACATCGCCGCAAAAGGCCTCGTGAAAATTCGCGACGAGAAGGGCGTCAAGGCGCTGGCCGGCTTCGGCTCGGCCAAGGGTTCGAACGAAGAGGCGTATCTGTTCCAGAAACTGGTGCGCACCGGCTTCGGCTCCAACAATGTCGACCACTGCACGCGGCTCTGTCACGCCTCGTCGGTCGCGGCCTTGATGGAAGGCCTCAACTCTGGCGCGGTGTCGGCGCCGTTTGCTGCGGCGATGGATGCCGAGGTCATCATCGTGATCGGCGCCAATCCGACCGTGAACCATCCGGTCGCGGCGACCTACCTGAAGAACGCGGCCAAGCGCGGCGCCAAGCTGATCGTGATGGATCCGCGCAGGCAGTCGCTGTCGCGCCACGCCTGGAAGCATCTCGCCTTCAAGCCCGGCAGCGACGTCGCCATGCTGAACGCGATGCTCCACACCATCATCACCGAAGGGCTGACCGACCAGCAATATATTGCGGGCTATACCGAAGGCTTTGATGAGCTCGCCGAGCGCATCAAGGAATTCCCGCCGGAGAAGATGGAAGCGATCTGCGGAATTCCGGCCGAGACGCTGAAGGAAGTGGCGCGAATTTACGCGCGCTCGCAGGCCTCGATCATCTTCTGGGGCATGGGCATCAGCCAGCACATCCACGGCACCGACAATGCGCGCTGTCTGATCGCGCTGGCGCTGACCACCGGCCAGGTCGGCCGCCCCGGCACCGGCCTGCATCCGCTGCGCGGCCAGAACAACGTGCAGGGCGCTTCCGACGCCGGCCTGATCCCGATGTTCCTGCCGGATTATCAGCCGGTCGGACGCACCGATCTGCGCGAGCCGTTCGAAAAACTCTGGCATCAGGATCTCGATCCGGTTCGCGGTCTCACCGTCGTCGAGATCATGAACGCGATCCACGCCGGCGAAATCACCGGCATGTATATCGAGGGCGAAAACCCCGCAATGTCGGACCCCGATCTGCAGCATGCACGCGAAGCGCTCGCCATGCTCGACCATCTGGTGGTGCAGGATCTCTTCGTCACCGAAACCGCGTTCCATGCCGACGTGATCCTGCCGGCCTCGGCGTTTGCGGAAAAGAGCGGTACCTTCACCAATACCGACCGCCGCGTGCAGCTTGCGCGGGAAGTGATCCGTCCGCCGGGCGATGCGCGGCAGGATCTCTGGATTATCCAGGAGATCGGCAAGCGCATGGGGCTGCCGTGGAACTACGACGGCCCGGCTGATGTCTTCACCGAGATGACGCAGGTGATGCCGTCGCTGAAGAACATCACCTGGGAGCGGCTGGTGCGCGAGGGTGCGGTGACCTATCCGGTCGACGATCCGAACGAGCCCGGCAACGAGATCATTTTCACCACGGGTTTCCCGACCGCGAGCGGCCGCGGCAAGATCGTGCCGGCGAAGGTGATCGCGCCGGACGAGATCCCCGACGCCGAATATCCGATGGTGCTGTCCACCGGGCGCGTGCTCGAACACTGGCACACCGGCTCGATGACCCGCCGTTCGAGCGTACTCGACCAGATCGAGCCGGAGGCGATGGCGTTCATGTCGCCGAAGGACATGCGCAAGCTCAGCGTCTGGCCCGGCGATTTCATCCGCCTGATGACCCGCCGCGGCGCCGTCGAGGTCAAGGTGCGCTCCGACCGCGACGTGCCGGAGAACATGATCTTCATGCCGTTCTGCTACGCGGAAGCGGCGGCCAACTTGCTGACCAACCCAGCGCTTGATCCGTTCGGCAAGATCCCCGAGTTCAAGTTCTGCGCCGTGCGCGCCGAAAAGCTGGCGCTGCAGTCTGCGGCGGAGTAG
- a CDS encoding NADH-ubiquinone oxidoreductase-F iron-sulfur binding region domain-containing protein produces MDHDVHDLQKVRSFDHPGAGRKRAKATPKGRQVDPIAAHEIELLLGDRPRRRDLLIEHLHLIQDKYHQISAAHLAALADEMKLSFAEVFETATFYAHFDVVKEGAPDIAPLTIRVCDSLTCAMMGAEKLLHELQDSAGPGIRVVRAPCVGRCDTAPAAEVGHHFVDHATVTNVLAAAKAGDTHAHLPEYTDYDAYVAGGGYKLLNRLRSGAMTKEDLLKALDDASLRGLGGAGFPTGRKWRAVLGEPGPRLMAINGDEGEPGTFKDRFYLETDPHRFIEGMLIGAHVVEATDVYIYLRDEYPASREILTREIANLPPGGPALHMRRGAGAYICGEESSLLESIEGKRGLPRHKPPYPFQVGLFGLPTLINNIETLWWVRDIVEKGADWWKSHGRNDRHGLRSYSVSGRVKDPGMKLAPAGVTVRELIDEFCGGMADGHTFHAYLPGGASGGILPASMDNIPLDFGTLEKYGCFIGSAAVVILSEQDSVKGAALNLMKFFEDESCGQCTPCRVGTQKAALLMQRPVWDRELLDQLSQAMRDASICGLGQAASNPLTSVIKYFPEEFVPKEAAE; encoded by the coding sequence ATGGATCACGACGTACACGACCTACAAAAAGTCCGCTCGTTCGATCATCCGGGCGCGGGACGGAAGCGGGCCAAGGCGACGCCGAAGGGCCGCCAGGTCGACCCTATCGCGGCGCACGAGATTGAGCTCCTGCTCGGCGACCGGCCGCGGCGGCGCGACCTGCTGATCGAGCATCTGCACCTGATCCAGGACAAGTATCACCAGATCTCGGCGGCGCATCTGGCGGCGCTTGCCGACGAGATGAAGCTGTCGTTTGCCGAAGTGTTCGAGACCGCGACCTTCTACGCGCATTTCGACGTGGTGAAGGAGGGCGCGCCCGATATCGCGCCGCTGACCATCCGGGTCTGCGATTCGCTGACCTGCGCCATGATGGGCGCGGAAAAGCTGCTGCACGAACTGCAGGACAGTGCCGGCCCCGGCATCCGCGTGGTGCGCGCGCCTTGCGTTGGCCGCTGCGACACCGCGCCCGCCGCCGAAGTCGGCCATCACTTTGTCGATCATGCCACGGTTACGAATGTGCTCGCCGCCGCCAAGGCCGGCGACACCCACGCACATCTACCCGAATATACCGACTATGACGCCTATGTCGCAGGCGGCGGCTACAAGCTGCTCAATCGCCTGCGCTCCGGCGCGATGACGAAAGAAGACCTGCTGAAGGCGCTCGACGACGCTTCGCTGCGCGGGCTCGGCGGCGCGGGCTTTCCGACCGGGCGCAAATGGCGCGCGGTGCTGGGTGAGCCCGGCCCGCGGCTGATGGCGATCAACGGCGACGAGGGCGAGCCCGGCACGTTCAAGGACCGCTTCTATCTCGAAACCGATCCGCATCGCTTCATCGAGGGCATGCTGATCGGCGCGCATGTCGTCGAGGCGACCGACGTCTATATCTATCTGCGCGACGAATATCCGGCGTCGCGCGAAATCCTCACGCGTGAAATCGCAAACTTGCCGCCCGGCGGTCCCGCGCTGCATATGCGCCGCGGCGCGGGCGCCTACATCTGCGGCGAGGAATCCTCACTGCTCGAATCGATCGAGGGCAAGCGTGGTCTGCCCAGGCACAAGCCGCCCTATCCGTTCCAGGTCGGCCTGTTCGGCCTGCCGACGCTGATCAACAATATCGAGACGCTGTGGTGGGTGCGCGACATCGTCGAGAAGGGCGCCGACTGGTGGAAGAGCCATGGCCGCAACGACCGCCACGGCTTGCGCAGCTACTCGGTCTCGGGCCGCGTGAAGGATCCCGGCATGAAGCTGGCGCCGGCTGGCGTCACCGTGCGCGAACTGATCGACGAGTTCTGCGGCGGCATGGCTGACGGACACACCTTCCACGCCTACCTGCCGGGCGGCGCGTCCGGCGGTATCCTGCCGGCCTCGATGGACAATATCCCGCTAGATTTCGGCACGCTGGAAAAATACGGCTGCTTCATCGGCTCCGCCGCTGTTGTCATCCTGTCCGAGCAGGACAGTGTGAAGGGCGCGGCGTTGAACCTGATGAAATTCTTCGAGGATGAAAGCTGCGGCCAGTGCACGCCGTGCCGCGTTGGAACCCAGAAGGCGGCGCTTTTGATGCAGCGGCCGGTCTGGGACCGCGAATTGCTGGACCAATTGAGCCAGGCGATGCGCGACGCCTCGATCTGCGGGCTTGGACAAGCCGCCTCGAACCCGCTCACGTCAGTGATTAAATATTTTCCGGAAGAATTCGTGCCGAAAGAGGCCGCGGAATGA
- a CDS encoding OFA family MFS transporter — translation MTTADATLAPSGALGILDKERMIATAGFNRWLVPPAALCIHLCIGMAYGFSVFWLPLSRAIGVTAPKACPDMTLVQELFTTTCDWKVASMGWMYTLFFVLLGVSAAIWGGWLERVGPRKAGFVSALCWCGGLVLGAIGIITHQLWLLWLGSGVIGGIGLGLGYISPVSTLVKWFPDRRGMATGMAIMGFGGGAMIGAPLANLLMNYFKSPTSVGAWETFIAMGAIYFVFMIIGAFRYRIPPAGWRPEGWTPPAKANAMISQNHVHLKDAHKTPQFWLIWWVLCLNVSAGIGVIGMASPMLQEIFAGKLIGLPDVGFNQLDATQKATIAGIAAGFAGLLSLFNIGGRFFWASLSDKMGRKNTYYTFFILGIVLYALAPTFAAMGSKLLFVLGFGIILSMYGGGFATVPAYLADMFGTQFVGAIHGRLLTAWSTAGIIGPVVVNYIREFQLAAGVPRDQLYNTTMYILCAMLIAGLICNYLIKPVDAKWHMSDAEVAKLQAATASAGSSGPSGSYGIGFGGLDAKAALFWAFVGIPLAWGVWKTLESAVKIL, via the coding sequence ATGACGACAGCCGATGCCACGCTCGCACCATCGGGTGCGCTCGGGATTCTCGACAAGGAGCGAATGATTGCGACCGCCGGCTTCAATCGCTGGTTGGTGCCGCCGGCCGCACTCTGCATTCACCTGTGCATCGGCATGGCCTATGGCTTCAGCGTATTCTGGCTGCCGCTGTCGCGCGCGATCGGCGTGACCGCGCCGAAGGCCTGCCCCGACATGACGCTGGTGCAGGAATTGTTCACCACCACCTGCGACTGGAAAGTCGCCAGCATGGGCTGGATGTACACACTGTTCTTCGTGTTGCTCGGCGTCTCGGCCGCGATCTGGGGCGGTTGGCTGGAGCGCGTCGGACCGCGCAAGGCGGGTTTTGTGTCGGCGCTGTGCTGGTGCGGTGGTCTCGTGCTCGGCGCGATCGGCATCATCACCCATCAACTGTGGCTGTTGTGGCTAGGAAGCGGCGTCATCGGCGGCATCGGACTCGGCCTCGGCTACATCTCGCCGGTGTCGACGCTGGTGAAATGGTTTCCGGACCGCCGCGGCATGGCGACCGGCATGGCCATCATGGGCTTTGGCGGCGGCGCCATGATCGGCGCGCCGCTGGCGAACCTGTTGATGAATTATTTCAAGTCGCCGACCTCGGTCGGCGCCTGGGAAACTTTCATCGCGATGGGCGCGATCTATTTCGTGTTCATGATAATCGGCGCCTTCCGCTATCGCATTCCGCCGGCGGGCTGGCGGCCCGAGGGTTGGACGCCGCCGGCGAAAGCCAATGCGATGATATCGCAGAACCACGTCCACCTGAAGGACGCGCACAAGACACCGCAGTTCTGGCTGATCTGGTGGGTGCTCTGCCTCAACGTCTCCGCCGGCATCGGCGTGATCGGCATGGCTTCGCCGATGCTGCAGGAAATCTTCGCCGGCAAGCTGATCGGATTGCCCGACGTCGGCTTCAACCAGCTTGACGCCACGCAGAAGGCGACCATTGCGGGGATTGCGGCCGGCTTTGCCGGGCTGCTCTCGCTGTTCAACATCGGCGGCCGGTTCTTCTGGGCCTCGCTGTCGGACAAGATGGGCCGCAAGAACACCTATTATACGTTCTTCATCCTGGGCATCGTGCTCTATGCGCTGGCGCCGACATTTGCGGCGATGGGCTCAAAACTTCTGTTCGTGCTCGGCTTCGGCATCATCCTGTCGATGTATGGCGGTGGCTTCGCCACCGTGCCGGCCTATCTCGCCGATATGTTCGGCACACAGTTCGTCGGCGCCATCCATGGCCGTCTGCTGACGGCGTGGTCGACCGCGGGCATCATCGGTCCCGTAGTCGTGAATTACATCCGCGAGTTCCAGCTTGCCGCCGGCGTGCCGCGCGACCAGCTCTACAACACGACGATGTACATCCTGTGCGCGATGCTGATCGCGGGCCTGATCTGCAACTACCTGATCAAGCCGGTCGACGCGAAGTGGCACATGAGCGACGCCGAGGTTGCCAAGCTGCAGGCGGCGACGGCGAGCGCGGGTAGCTCGGGGCCGTCAGGATCCTACGGCATCGGGTTCGGTGGGCTCGACGCCAAGGCTGCGCTGTTCTGGGCGTTCGTCGGCATCCCCCTGGCCTGGGGCGTGTGGAAGACGCTGGAAAGCGCCGTCAAGATCCTCTGA
- a CDS encoding sensor histidine kinase: protein MADRARRIEGPVRGRSVRFRLLAIALLPMLVILPLLLGVAIYRWNTRFDATLISKVNGDLTIAHQYLARILEKTGVQIRGLSLSFRFREVEERETISAEETLLEQSRKEMGLDFLYLMDAGGKIIASSPALEGAPRADWPIITSALSGESPSTGIDIFTNDELAAISPALAQRARLDLVPTPNAVPTDRSTETHGMVVHAASRATAPGGGPAALVGGILLNQNLEFIDTINDLVYRAASLPEGSQGTATLFLDDVRISTNVRLFEGRRALGTRVSAAVRSAVMGEGRTWLDSAFVVNDWYISAYEPLVDTYGKRVGMLYVGFLQKPFNDAKLETILIIALAFIAITAASVPIFLRWAQSIFMPLERVTATIGEVESGNLSARTKLPASGDEIGRVAVHLDNLLDQIQERDRQLREWNEELNTRVRERTRDLELANLKLEATTKQLIMSEKLAAIGEITAGVAHEINNPIAVMQGNLDVIRSVIGADTEKAKVEFRLVDEQIHRISQIVTKLLQFARPEEYAGYVERHAPGSVVADCLPLVQHLLNKTEIRVAREDRSSRLVLMNRTELQQVVINLIVNAIHAMPDGGTLTLRSFDADRDGNPGISIDVADTGIGMSADVLDKVFDPFFTTKRREGTGLGLSISQTLVKRQRGQITVESRIGSGSTFRVWLPEAS from the coding sequence ATGGCTGACCGGGCACGCCGCATCGAGGGGCCGGTGCGCGGGCGATCCGTCCGCTTCCGGCTGCTCGCGATTGCGCTGCTGCCGATGCTGGTAATCCTGCCGCTTCTGCTTGGGGTCGCCATCTATCGCTGGAATACGCGGTTTGACGCTACGCTGATCTCCAAGGTGAACGGCGACCTCACCATCGCCCACCAATACCTGGCCCGCATTCTGGAAAAGACCGGCGTTCAGATCCGCGGCCTGAGCCTTTCGTTCCGCTTTCGGGAGGTCGAAGAGCGGGAAACGATCTCCGCTGAGGAGACTTTGCTCGAACAGTCCCGCAAGGAGATGGGTCTCGACTTCCTCTATTTGATGGATGCCGGTGGAAAAATCATCGCCTCGTCACCTGCGCTTGAGGGAGCGCCAAGGGCCGATTGGCCGATCATTACGTCGGCATTGTCAGGCGAATCTCCGTCGACGGGGATCGATATCTTCACCAACGACGAGCTTGCGGCGATTTCGCCGGCGCTTGCCCAGCGCGCGCGTCTCGACCTGGTGCCGACGCCAAACGCGGTGCCGACCGATCGCAGCACGGAAACCCATGGCATGGTGGTGCATGCGGCCAGCCGCGCCACGGCGCCCGGAGGAGGGCCAGCCGCGCTGGTTGGCGGGATTCTGCTGAACCAGAATTTAGAATTCATCGATACGATCAACGACCTCGTCTATCGGGCGGCCAGCCTGCCCGAGGGCAGCCAGGGAACGGCGACGCTGTTCCTGGACGACGTGCGGATTTCGACCAATGTCCGCCTGTTTGAGGGACGGCGGGCGCTGGGAACGCGGGTGTCGGCGGCGGTGCGCTCTGCGGTGATGGGAGAGGGGCGCACCTGGCTGGACAGCGCCTTCGTCGTTAACGACTGGTACATCTCGGCCTACGAGCCGCTCGTCGACACCTACGGCAAGCGCGTCGGCATGCTTTATGTCGGATTTCTGCAGAAGCCGTTCAACGACGCAAAGCTTGAGACGATTCTCATCATTGCGCTCGCGTTCATCGCGATCACGGCGGCAAGCGTGCCGATCTTCCTGCGCTGGGCGCAATCGATCTTCATGCCGCTCGAACGCGTCACGGCGACGATCGGTGAAGTCGAGAGCGGTAACCTCTCTGCCCGCACCAAACTGCCGGCATCGGGTGACGAGATCGGCCGCGTGGCGGTTCATCTCGATAACTTGCTGGACCAGATTCAGGAGCGCGATCGTCAGTTGCGCGAGTGGAACGAGGAGTTGAACACGCGCGTGCGCGAGCGCACCCGGGACCTCGAACTTGCCAATCTGAAGCTGGAGGCGACCACCAAGCAGCTCATCATGTCCGAGAAGCTCGCTGCCATCGGCGAGATCACCGCGGGCGTTGCGCATGAGATCAACAACCCGATCGCGGTGATGCAGGGCAATCTCGATGTCATCCGCAGCGTGATCGGCGCTGACACCGAGAAAGCCAAGGTCGAGTTTCGGCTTGTCGATGAACAGATCCATCGCATCAGCCAGATCGTCACCAAGCTCTTGCAGTTTGCGCGGCCGGAAGAGTATGCCGGCTATGTCGAGCGTCATGCGCCCGGAAGCGTTGTGGCGGACTGCCTGCCGCTGGTGCAGCATCTCCTGAACAAGACCGAAATCAGGGTTGCGCGGGAAGATCGGTCGAGCCGACTGGTCCTGATGAACCGCACCGAACTGCAGCAGGTCGTGATCAACCTCATCGTCAACGCGATCCACGCCATGCCGGACGGCGGCACGTTGACGCTGCGCTCGTTCGACGCCGATCGCGACGGCAACCCGGGCATCTCAATCGACGTGGCCGACACCGGCATCGGCATGAGCGCTGACGTCCTGGACAAGGTCTTCGATCCCTTCTTCACCACGAAACGCAGGGAGGGGACGGGCCTTGGCCTTTCCATCAGTCAGACGCTGGTGAAGCGCCAGCGTGGCCAGATCACGGTGGAAAGCCGGATCGGCTCCGGGAGTACATTCCGGGTGTGGCTGCCGGAAGCGAGCTGA
- a CDS encoding sigma-54-dependent transcriptional regulator, which yields MNFPTSKASAAISPATVNEPAAKPGKPAGGPEFSALAQASILIVDDEPGMRNFLVRTLGPHCKHVEEAADTDEASRKLDKSRFDVVILDNIMPGKNGVDWLAEQRAVGFFADAILITAFADLDTAIQALRAGAVDFVLKPFRSNQILNAVARCLDRVRLQRENYVLRYALRASSDRTFLRDNLIGESPAARSVRETIARVARLPTSILLTGESGTGKEVAARSIHSLSDRADKPFVPVNCAAIPPEMIEAELFGHIKGAFTGADSSREGLFLYAHGGTLFLDEIGELPLPMQSKLLRVLEDRRVRPVGSEREVPVDLRFIFATNADLQKQVEKGRFRADLYYRLNVMQIHLPLLKDRGDDVQELATIFMNKLSIQLGMPPVPIDSAVRAALASYDWPGNVRELRNLIERTLILGAFPDDFAGPRNDGQVTTADSLADLERRHILSVLKETGGNREEAARRLGISRKTIDRKLALWNG from the coding sequence ATGAACTTCCCGACATCGAAGGCGAGCGCGGCGATATCCCCGGCAACGGTCAATGAACCGGCGGCCAAACCAGGCAAGCCGGCCGGCGGTCCCGAATTCAGCGCGCTGGCGCAGGCCTCGATCCTGATCGTCGATGACGAGCCCGGCATGCGCAATTTTCTGGTGCGCACGCTGGGGCCGCATTGCAAGCACGTGGAAGAGGCCGCCGACACCGACGAAGCCTCGCGCAAGCTCGACAAGAGCCGGTTCGACGTCGTCATTCTCGATAACATCATGCCGGGCAAGAACGGCGTCGACTGGCTGGCGGAGCAGCGGGCCGTCGGCTTCTTCGCCGATGCCATCCTGATTACAGCCTTTGCCGATCTCGATACAGCGATCCAGGCGCTGCGCGCCGGCGCAGTCGACTTCGTGCTGAAACCGTTCCGCTCTAACCAAATCCTCAATGCGGTTGCACGCTGCCTCGACCGGGTCCGGCTGCAGCGCGAGAACTACGTTTTGCGTTATGCGCTGCGCGCTTCATCCGATCGCACCTTCCTGCGCGACAATCTGATCGGGGAGTCGCCCGCGGCCCGCAGCGTGCGCGAAACCATTGCCCGCGTCGCCCGCCTACCGACATCGATCCTGCTCACCGGGGAATCCGGCACCGGCAAGGAAGTCGCGGCGCGCTCGATTCACTCCCTCTCCGATCGTGCCGACAAGCCCTTCGTGCCCGTCAATTGCGCTGCCATTCCGCCCGAGATGATCGAGGCTGAGCTGTTCGGTCACATCAAGGGTGCCTTTACGGGCGCGGATAGCAGCCGCGAGGGCCTGTTCCTCTATGCGCATGGCGGCACGCTATTCCTCGATGAAATCGGTGAACTGCCGTTGCCGATGCAGAGCAAGCTGCTGCGTGTTCTCGAGGACCGCCGCGTCCGCCCCGTCGGCTCCGAGCGTGAAGTGCCGGTCGATCTTCGTTTCATCTTTGCGACCAATGCCGATCTCCAAAAGCAAGTGGAGAAGGGCCGCTTTCGCGCCGATCTCTATTACCGCCTGAACGTCATGCAGATTCATCTGCCGCTATTGAAGGACCGTGGCGACGACGTGCAGGAGCTCGCTACCATCTTCATGAACAAGCTTTCGATCCAACTCGGTATGCCGCCGGTTCCAATCGATAGCGCAGTGCGTGCCGCGCTCGCGAGTTACGACTGGCCGGGCAATGTGCGCGAGCTGCGCAATTTGATCGAGCGCACCTTGATCCTCGGCGCGTTCCCGGACGATTTCGCAGGCCCACGGAACGACGGGCAGGTCACCACCGCCGACAGTCTCGCGGACCTGGAGCGCCGGCATATTCTTTCGGTGCTGAAGGAAACCGGCGGCAACCGCGAGGAAGCGGCGCGGCGGCTCGGCATCTCGCGCAAGACCATCGACCGCAAACTCGCGTTATGGAATGGCTGA
- a CDS encoding sulfurtransferase TusA family protein yields MTTTKLDLAGLKCPLPALKTRKALKTLPPGDRLEVLCTDPLSVIDIPNLIRETGDKVEITERSPSRIVFLIEKANGTI; encoded by the coding sequence ATGACGACGACAAAACTCGATCTCGCTGGCCTGAAATGTCCGCTGCCGGCGTTGAAGACACGCAAGGCGCTGAAGACGCTGCCGCCCGGCGACAGGCTGGAAGTGCTTTGCACCGATCCGCTGTCGGTGATCGACATTCCGAACCTCATTCGGGAGACCGGCGACAAGGTCGAAATCACCGAGCGCAGCCCAAGCCGCATCGTGTTTCTGATAGAAAAAGCAAATGGGACGATATAA